One Buteo buteo chromosome 5, bButBut1.hap1.1, whole genome shotgun sequence DNA window includes the following coding sequences:
- the SPEG gene encoding striated muscle preferentially expressed protein kinase isoform X3, which yields MKKIWVKKRFQKTGHSRRFGRFTHDSETGEDEPSDPQVTQRSELQDETAFSTPTGGSDTLVDASMNTTPTSVLALSQAEERSSWSGSQQTVVEKETDASLPARGPYLRPAAWQQPQGTPSSIPQGGYRRDDPHSGPVSPKPGAEAPRSPAALPLTAKPPILRSPSPRAGPCLLPPAGTASQPVARGSGVPSFTPVTPRKKSSVPAEYQDIVPEEYEEKIKKPKSSGYSQGSTQESRPQTPMSDASGRISVRASPKLVRAGSKIFERLQYFEERRRSLEQADSPFPAHSCLPLRKTRSFDQPGSGSRRASMLGSSREDVREGGRWEPGGTAACRRLAFRQKAASFDERGKFAGRVYAIEHKFAEELTRIKRTVSKQQLRRSQELCKAGLPPAPSPPAASEPAAPRAPRTPSSQGAGRRKALPPKTFPPAESTHVIQHLALSSVALVGSDGELESGGQRGRKAPAWGGVVAGQPTEVEDVGARKSLQQEGTGEVKKKEQWPLAQATPQGRVALSQAGPAEGSPCPDGGPAGGARAPGVVSEALASRLAVPHGLYRRPEAPAEVRFLPWAKPGMEQEARLERSSAGQHSVGREVERRQTKVSEKKESGRTAQEGRSTRSKGKGRRARPTSPELESSDDSYVSAGEDPLEAPVFEIPIQDMAVAVGAEVLLKCIVTANPQPEVSWRKDGVPLRSSTTRPIKVEGERHTLLVRSARVADAGLYTVTAANEVGATCCSAILSVRPAPAVERHGNLAPPLGQASPITSDEEYLSPLEEFPESSTPQHRPAMKLQPRAEHGAARGSPESTFKAAPTFEVSLSDQSVLEGQDVSMSVRVRGEPKPIIYWLRNRQPVKYGRRHHAEEAEGVRGLFTLHILAAERTDTGFYTCKAVNEYGTKQCEAKLEVRARPECQSLGIVVPLQDVVVGAGELALFECLVAGPPDMDVDWLSRGRLLQPALLKCKMHFDGRKCKLLLTSVHEDDSGIYTCKLSTAKDELTCSARLTVQPSVQPLFTRKLEDVDVVEGRTARFDCMISGTPPPAVTWTHFGQPVQEGENVRIQRDGGLHSLVIVHVGSEDEGQYAVTARNAHGHVECSAELYVEEPRTSAASQISKLEKMPSIPEEPEQAETEAECFTMPDFLKPLHNLDVVESKEAVLECQVAGLPYPSITWFHNGSRIDSTDDRKMMQYKDIHRLVFTAVSHAHAGVYKSVIANKVGKATCYAHLYVTDVVPTPPDGPPTVASVTGRAITLTWNKPRWLDTAIDPNSVTYVVQMQVLGTTQWLVLVAGVRDTTYTVHGLTKGAQYLFRVITATPKTNSKPCPPVGPVQLLDRGPYLEEAPVILDKPDVVYVVEGQPASITITINHVEATVTWRRGGQVLGEQEGTCEVVMPDDDQHCLRLLRVGRGAAGPLTCEVSNRHGTARCTLRLRLAEAPRFESIMEDIDAQEGETPRFAVVVEGKPLPDIMWYKDGELLEESSHLSFVYEDNECSLVVLGAAEPDSGVYTCTAKNLAGEVSCKAELVVQAAQPAADAAMEEDALHKARRLTDYYDVHEEIGRGAFSYLRRVTEKSSRLDFAAKFVPGRTKAKQSARRELHILSQLDHERIVFFHDAFEKKNAVIMVMELCAEEELLDRMARKPSVCESEVRSYMRQVLEGICYLHQHSILHLDIKPENLLMADSSSEQVRICDFGNAQELTPEEPQYCKYGTPEFVGPEIVNQSPVSSVTDIWPVGVIAYLCLTGISPFVGENDKTTLMNIRNYNVAFEERMFQGLTREAKGFVIKVLVNDRLRPNAEQTLEHPWFKTLAKGKVISTDHLKLFLSRRKWQRSQISYKCNMVLRPIPELLEDTSNHLSIAVPRHLKESPALSSSSDSDDLDELPFIPMPHQVEFSGSRMSLNEIPTDDEAMGPSEGPRLEGVTSGDVSAMEWQSQGTGKPGVALGKRPRGAGPRRPCAEVEAPGSSDEEAPEAQKRPEYPRKAMRKGSSLESPGSARRGELKRGGSADSALLLHQPPGAEEGAEAGRDPRRALAKAASMELPRRKGTWGEDDHAQRLELMRQRLLRGSSGDGKVSGLRGPLLETLGVGPDKKVPRPTRLEPPAPAVPRLVRAASSEATSPRLLPAEHQLQKSSSFSHGDAEPVVRHRRSGAPLEIPVARLEAQRLKESPSLSALSDARPPAPPDAPGPPTPPVVEIAVPRAPAAKVALGRRRIPEERSQPGASAATTTMGKKPMARGQEEKMPTKAAGASGEGAARTGAPAPVPSAQAPKTSSYAKVMQAMGAVQGGEPATEEPPRPLPATPTEPRTPAPAPALRREVKPTGSASSLLIQDIDSEEVFEAKFKRGRESSLSRGLKLLTRSRSEDRHLASLPAPDEGIYRPTPAGVPLELRRDRPTGLAAKSKSVQDLHEVEKDRGFLRRMSVLLKRTPPAERKKSRGEDGGSETPSSRRRFSWSLALGGSKERRDSESLKSEPGGGGESESPVVAVRRKISATVERVSARLRSLSDERPEGEGPGELRRASSEGESLQPGPPPAPAPSSESLRSEGSTRSSASAKGGGESQKRSRWERWGLSRGKKEKMASQPSIPSSLLREEGPATGRPHAPSESDFPPVFHIKLKDQVLLEGEALTLCCLPAGSPTPRILWMKDKRSLQPDSALNVISCKDGRQMLTITKVSRKDAGLYECAAANTLGTAISSCTLAVARLPGRPGTPEIPQKYKNTVLVLWKPAESKAPCTYTLERRLEEEHEWKIVSTGIADCYFNVTELPPGSTAKFRVACVNKAGQGPYSNPSGKVHLEAADARAAPAKDIAVPVPEKVASSRSTQTPMGQLEPLAAGTPPTLPLHKHKGVVQKADGAVQKADGAAQADNPPGVLQPPAPCEEGPRTDPELPPNITVCVPPELMFTPPRTVTSPHTDTPTQGSPTPPTDTSPPPQAPSPSKLSPTSPVSTTPSSAPTLSPTPNTAPTRKMPPYMVTSFVSMPPASPLTQESSHSTPSSKEPPAESGVPGAKDNTALRQGVPQKPYTFLDEKARGRFGVIRLCKENATGKHFMAKIVPYEAERKQSVLQEYEILKALHHERIMALHEAYITPRYLVLICENCAGKEILYSIVDRFRYSEDDVVSYVLQLLQGLEYLHSRRIVHLDIKPDNVVISGVNALKIIDFGSAQTYNPLVLRQLGRRVGTLEYMSPEVVKGDPVGSAADVWGVGVLTYIMLSGRSPFFELDPIETENRILAGRFDAFKLYPNVSQSAALFIRKVLAVHPWSRPTVKDCFANAWLQDAYLMKLRRQTLTFTTNRLKEFLVEHQRRRGEAVTKHKVLLRSYQGGQPPGLQ from the exons aagaCCGGCCACTCGCGGCGCTTCGGGCGCTTCACGCATG acTCGGAGACGGGCGAGGATGAGCCCAGCGATCCCCAGGTGACGCAGCGCAGCGAGCTCCAGGATGAGACGGCCTTCAGCACTCCCACGG GTGGGTCCGACACCCTCGTGGACGCCTCCATGAACACGACGCCAACCTCGGTGCTGGCCCTGTCACAGGCGGAGGAGCGCTCCAGCTGGTCGGGCAGCCAGCAGACCGTGGTGGAGAAGGAGACGGATGCCAGCCTCCCCGCACGGGGACCCTACCTccgccctgctgcctggcagcagccGCAGGGAACCCCAAG cagcatcccccaggGGGGCTACCGGAGAGATGACCCCCACAGCGGCCCTGTCTCTCCAAAGCCTGGCGCCGAGGCCCCGAGGTCCCCCGCTGCCCTGCCGCTGACCGCCAAGCCACCCATCCTCCGCTCGCCGTCTCCCCGTGCTGGCCCGTGCCTGCTGCCGCCCGCCGGCACCGCATCCCAACCTGTTGCCCGTGGCTCTGGCGTCCCCTCCTTCACGCCCGTGACCCCCCGCAAGAAGTCCTCGGTGCCAGCCGAGTACCAGGACATTGTCCCCGAGGAGTACGAGGAGAAGATCAAGAAGCCCAAGTCCTCGGGGTACTCGCAGGGCAGCACGCAAGAGTCCCGTCCCCAGACACCCATGAGCGACGCCTCCGGCCGCATCTCTGTCCGGGCATCCCCCAAGCTGGTGCGTGCTGGCTCCAAGATCTTCGAGAGGCTGCAGTACTTCGAGGAGCGGCGGAGGAGCCTGGAGCAGGCAGACAGCCCCTTCCCCGCacactcctgcctgcccttgcGCAAGACGCGCTCCTTCGACcagcccggctccggctcccgcCGTGCCAGCATGCTGGGCAGCTCGCGGGAGGACGTGCGGGAAGGTGGACGCTGGGAGCCGGGTGGCACGGCGGCATGCCGGCGTTTGGCTTTCCGGCAGAAAGCCGCATCCTTTGACGAGCGGGGCAAGTTTGCCGGCCGCGTCTACGCCATCGAGCACAAGTTTGCGGAGGAGCTGACCCGCATCAAGCGGACGGTCTCCAAGCAGCAGCTGCGGCGCTCCCAGGAGCTGTGCAAAGCCGGGTTGCCCCCGGCACCCTCGCCCCCGGCGGCCAGCGAGCCTGCCGCCCCCCGTGCCCCCCGCACCCCCTCCTCACAGGGCGCCGGCAGGCGCAAGGCGCTGCCGCCAAAGACCTTCCCACCGGCGGAGAGCACGCACGTCATCCAGCACCTGGCACTTTCCAGCGTGGCGCTGGTGGGATCCGACGGGGAGCTGGAGTCAGGGGGGCAGCGTGGAAGGAAAGCCCCGGCGTGGGGCGGCGTGGTGGCCGGTCAGCCCACCGAGGTGGAGGATGTGGGCGCCAGGAAGAGTCTGCAGCAAGAAGGCACTGGGGAAGTGAAGAAGAAGGAGCAGTGGCCGTTAGCACAAGCCACCCCACAGGGTCGGGTGGCCCTTTCACAGGCGGGTCCCGCCGAAGGCAGCCCGTGCCCGGATGGGGGCCCTGCCGGTGGAGCCCGTGCCCCCGGGGTGGTGAGCGAAGCCCTGGCCTCCCGGCTGGCCGTGCCCCACGGGTTGTACCGGCGGCCGGAGGCACCTGCGGAGGTGCGGTTCCTGCCCTGGGCGAAGCCGGGGATGGAGCAGGAGGCTCGCCTGGAGAGGAGCTCGGCAGGGCAGCACAGTGTGGGCAGGGAGGTGGAGAGAAGGCAGACGAAAGTGTCGGAGAAGAAAGAGAGTGGCCGGACGGCTCAAGAAGGCAGGAGCACGCGGAGCAAGGGGAAGGGGCGCCGAGCCAGGCCCACCTCTCCGGAGCTAG AGTCCTCTGATGACTCCTACGTCTCAGCGGGTGAAGACCCCCTGGAAGCCCCCGTCTTTGAGATCCCCATCCAGGACATGGCGGTGGCCGTGGGGGCAGAGGTGCTGCTCAAGTGCATTGTCACAGCCAACCCCCAGCCAGAAG TGTCCTGGAGGAAGGACGGGGTCCCGCTGCGGAGCAGCACGACGCGGCCCATCAAGGTGGAGGGCGAGCGTCATACCCTGCTGGTCAGGAGCGCCCGGGTAGCCGACGCCGGCCTCTACACCGTCACGGCGGCCAACGAGGTGGGGGCGACCTGCTGCAGCGCCATCCTCAGCGTGCGGCCCG CCCCCGCCGTGGAGCGGCATGGGAACTTGGCACCCCCCCTCGGCCAGGCCAGCCCCATCACCTCGGACGAGGAGTACCTGAGCCCCCTGGAAGAGTTCCCCGAGTCCAGCACCCCCCAGCACCGACCGGCCATGAAGCTGCAGCCTAGAGCCGAGCACGGGGCTGCCCGCGGCTCCCCGGAGAGCACCTTCAAGGCTGCACCCACCTTTGAG GTGTCCCTGTCGGACCAGTCGGTGCTGGAGGGACAGGACGTCAGCATGAGTGTCCGTGTCCGTGGGGAGCCCAAGCCTATCATTTACTG GCTGAGGAACAGGCAGCCAGTGAAGTATGGCCGCCGGCACCATGCAGAGGAGGCGGAGGGGGTGCGGGGGCTCTTCACGCTGCACATCCTGGCAGCGGAGCGCACAGACACTGGCTTCTACACCTGCAAGGCCGTCAACGAGTATGGCACCAAGCAGTGCGAGGCCAAGCTGGAGGTCAGAG CTCGCCCCGAGTGCCAGTCCCTGGGCATCGTGGTTCCCCTGCAGGACGTGGTGGTCGGGGCGGGGGAGCTGGCACTCTTTGAGTGCCTGGTGGCTGGCCCGCCAGACATGGACGTGGACTGGCTATCCCGGGGccggctgctccagcccgccctGCTCAAATGCAAGATGCATTTTGACGGGCGCAAGTGCAAGCTGCTGCTCACCTCCGTGCATGAGGACGACAGCGGGATCTACACCTGCAAGCTCAGCACCGCCAAAG ACGAGCTGACCTGCAGTGCCCGGCTGACGGTGCAGCCCTCTGTGCAGCCACTCTTCACCCGCAAGCTGGAGGATGTGGATGTGGTGGAAGGGCGGACGGCGCGTTTTGACTGCATGATCAGTGGGACTCCCCCCCCGGCGGTCACCTGGACCCATTTTG GCCAGCCGGTGCAGGAGGGGGAGAACGTGCGGATTCAGCGGGATGGTGGGCTGCACTCGCTGGTCATCGTGCACGTGGGCAGCGAGGATGAGGGGCAGTATGCGGTGACAGCCAGGAATGCCCACGGCCACGTGGAATGCTCTGCCGAGCTCTACGTGGAGGAGCCGCGGACATCTGCTGCCTCCCAGAT CTCCAAGCTGGAGAAGATGCCATCCATCCCGGAGGAGCCAGAGCAGGCAGAGACGGAGGCAGAGTGCTTCACCATGCCTGATTTCCTGAAGCCGCTGCACAACCTGGACGTGGTGGAGTCGAAGGAGGCCGTGCTGGAGTGCCAGGTGGCCGGGCTGCCCTACCCCTCCATCACCTGGTTCCACAACGGCTCCCGCATCGACAGCACAGATGACCGCAAGATGATGCAGT aTAAGGATATCCATCGCCTGGTGTTCACGGCCGTCAGCCATGCACACGCTGGAGTCTATAAAAGCGTCATTGCCAACAAAGTGGGGAAGGCCACGTGCTACGCGCACCTCTACGTCACTG ACGTGGTGCCAACCCCCCCGGATGGGCCCCCCACCGTGGCCTCGGTGACCGGCAGAGCCATCACGTTGACCTGGAACAAGCCCAGGTGGCTGGACACCGCCATAG accccaaCTCGGTGACCTACGTGGTGCAAATGCAAGTGCTGGGCACAACGCAGTGGCTGGTGCTGGTGGCCGGCGTGCGGGACACCACCTACACGGTGCATGGGCTGACCAAGGGTGCTCAGTACCTCTTCCGCGTCATCACCGCCACCCCCAAGACCAACAGCAAGCCCTGCCCACCTGTGGGGCCCGTGCAGCTCCTGGACCGGG GTCCCTACCTGGAAGAGGCCCCGGTCATCCTGGACAAGCCAGATGTGGTGTACGTGGTGGAGGGTCAGCCAGCCTccatcaccatcaccatcaACCACGTGGAGGCCACCGTCACCTGGAGGAG GGgcgggcaggtgctgggggagcaggaAGGCACGTGCGAGGTGGTGATGCCGGACGATGACCAGCACTGCCTGCGGCTGCTGCGTGtgggccggggggcggcggggccgctgACCTGCGAGGTGAGCAACCGCCACGGCACTGCCCGCTGCACCCTCCGCCTCCGCCTTGCAG AGGCACCGCGCTTTGAGTCCATCATGGAGGACATCGATGCCCAGGAAGGGGAGACGCCGCGCTTCGCCGTGGTGGTGGAGGGGAAACCGCTGCCAGACATCATGTGGTACAAG gaTGGGGAActgctggaggagagcagccACCTGAGCTTCGTGTATGAGGACAACGAGTGCTCGCTGGTGGTGCTGGGCGCCGCCGAGCCCGACAGCGGCGTCTACACCTGCACGGCCAAGAACCTGGCCGGGGAGGTCTCCTGCAAGGCGGAGCTGGTGGTGCAGGCAG cccagcccgctGCCGATGCCGCCATGGAGGAGGATGCGCTGCACAAGGCGCGACGCCTGACCGACTACTACGACGTGCACGAGGAGATTGGGAG GGGGGCTTTCTCCTACCTGCGGAGGGTGACGGAGAAGAGCAGCCGGCTGGACTTTGCCGCCAAGTTCGTCCCCGGGAGGACCAAGGCCAAGCAGTCGGCACGGCGGGAGCTGCACATCCTCTCGCAGCTGGACCACGAGCGCATCGTCTTCTTCCACGACGCCTTTGAGAAGAAGAACGCAGTCATCATGGTCATGGAGCT CTGCGCTGAGGAAGAGCTGCTGGACAGGATGGCGAGGAAGCCCTCGGTGTGCGAGTCTGAG GTCCGGTCCTACATGCGACAGGTCCTGGAGGGGATCTGCTACCTGCACCAGCACAGCATCCTGCACCTGGACATCAAA CCAGAAAACCTCCTGATGGCAGATTCGAGCAGCGAGCAGGTCCGGATCTGCGACTTCGGCAATGCACAGGAGCTGACGCCCGAGGAGCCGCAGTACTGCAAGTATGGCACCCCTGAGTTCGTGGGCCCCGAGATCGTCAACCAGAGCCCCGTCTCCAGCGTCACCGACATCTG GCCTGTGGGGGTCATCGCCTACCTCTG CCTGACGGGGATCTCCCCCTTCGTGGGCGAGAATGACAAGACAACGCTGATGAACATCCGCAACTACAACGTGGCCTTTGAGGAGAGGATGTTCCAGGGGCTCACCCGGGAGGCCAAGGGCTTTGTCATCAAAGTGCTGGTCAATGACAGGCT GAGACCCAACGCAGAGCAGACCCTGGAGCATCCCTGGTTCAAG ACGCTGGCCAAGGGGAAGGTCATCAGCACCGACCACCTGAAGCTCTTCCTCTCCCGTCGGaaatggcag CGCTCGCAGATCAGCTACAAGTGCAACATGGTGCTGCGGCCGATCCCGGAGCTGCTGGAGGACACGTCCAACCACCTCTCCATCGCCGTGCCCCGGCACCTCAAGGAGTCACCGGCGCTGTCATCCTCCTCGGACTCGGATGACCTGGATGAGCTGCCCTTCATCCCCATGCCGCACCAGGTGGAGTTCTCTGGCTCCCGCATGTCGCTCAATGAGATCCCCACAGACGACGAGGCCATGGGGCCATCCGAGGGGCCGCGGCTGGAGGGGGTCACGTCGGGGGACGTCTCCGCCATGGagtggcagagccagggcacaGGGAAGCCCGGGGTGGCCTTGGGGAAGCGGCCGAGGGGCGCCGGGCCACGGCGGCCGTGCGCAGAGGTGGAGGCACCCGGCTCCTCCGACGAAGAAGCCCCCGAAGCCCAGAAGCGGCCGGAATACCCCCGCAAAGCCATGAGGAAGGGCTCCAGCCTGGAGTCCCCGGGAAGCGCCCGGCGGGGAGAGCTGAAGAGGGGTGGTTCAGCCGACAGCGCCCTGCTGCTCCACCAGCCTCCGGGGGCCGaggaaggggccgaggcgggACGGGACCCCCGCCGGGCCCTGGCCAAGGCGGCCTCCATGGAGCTGCCGCGGCGGAAGGGGACCTGGGGGGAGGACGATCATGCCCAGCGCCTGGAGCTGATGCGCCAgcggctgctgcggggcagctcAGGGGACGGCAAGGTCAGCGGTCTGCGGGGTCCCCTCCTGGAGACCCTGGGGGTCGGCCCAGACAAGAAGGTCCCGCGGCCGACCCGGTTGGAGCCACCGGCGCCAGCGGTGCCACGGCTTGTGCGGGCGGCCTCCAGCGAGGCCACCTCGCCGCGCCTCCTCCCTGCTGAGCAtcagctgcagaagagcagctccTTCAGCCACGGGGACGCCGAGCCTGTCGTCCGGCACCGCCGCTCCGGCGCACCCCTGGAGATCCCGGTGGCTCGCCTGGAGGCCCAGCGGCTCAAAGAGTCCCCATCACTCTCAGCCCTCTCTGATgcccggcccccggcgccgccggACGCCCCTGGCCCGCCGACACCCCCCGTGGTAGAGATCGCCGTCCCCCGGGCTCCCGCCGCCAAGGTTGCCTTGGGGAGGAGGCGCATCCCTGAGGAGCGCAGCCAGCCCGGGGCCAGCGCGGCCACCACCACCATGGGGAAGAAGCCCATGGCcagggggcaggaggagaagatGCCCACCAAGGCCGCTGGAGCcagtggggagggggctgccagGACGGGAGCACCTGCCCCAGTCCCCAGTGCCCAAGCCCCAAAAACGTCTTCCTACGCTAAGGTCATGCAAGCCATGGGAGCTGTGCAAGGTGGGGAGCCAGCTACCGAGGaacccccccggcccctgccGGCCACCCCCACCGAGCCCCGCAcgccagcaccagcaccagcatTGAGGAGGGAGGTGAAGCCCACCGGCTCCGCCAGTTCCCTGCTCATCCAGGACATCGACTCGGAGGAGGTGTTCGAGGCCAAGTTCAAGCGGGGCCGGGAGTCGTCGCTCAGCCGAGGGCTGAAGCTCCTCACCCGCTCTCGCTCCGAGGACCGGCACCTGGCCAGCCTGCCGGCCCCCGACGAGGGCATCTACCGTCCAACGCCGGCCGGTGTGCCCCTGGAGCTGCGCAGGGACCGTCCCACCGGGCTGGCAGCCAAGTCCAAGTCAGTGCAGGACCTGCACGAGGTGGAGAAGGACCGGGGCTTCCTCCGGAGGATGTCCGTGCTCCTCAAGCGGACCCCGCCTGCcgagaggaagaagagcaggggGGAGGATGGGGGCAGCGAGACCCCATCCAGCAGGCGCCGCTTCTCCTGGAGCCTGGCCCTGGGTGGCTCCAAGGAGCGGAGGGACTCGGAGAGCCTCAAGTCGgagccggggggcggcggggagagcGAGTCGCCGGTGGTGGCCGTGCGGAGGAAGATCAGTGCCACGGTGGAGCGGGTCTCCGCGCGGCTGCGCAGCCTGTCGGACGAGCGGCCGGAGGGCGAGGGGCCCGGGGAGCTCCGCCGTGCCAGCTCCGAGGGGGAGAGCCTGCAGCCGgggccccccccggcacccGCACCCTCCTCCGAGTCCCTGCGCTCGGAGGGCAGCACCCGCTCCTCTGCCTCCGCCAAAG GTGGGGGTGAGAGCCAGAAGCGGTCCCGCTGGGAGCGCTGGGGGCTCTCGCGGGGCAAGAAGGAGAAGATGGCCTCGCAGCCCAGCATCCCCTCCAGCCTGCTGCGGGAGGAGGGACCCGCCACCGGCCGGCCACATGCACCCAGTGAGTCGG ATTTCCCCCCTGTTTTCCACATCAAGCTGAAGGAccaggtgctgctggagggcgAGGCGCTGAccctctgctgcctgcctgccggcAGCCCGACCCCAAGGATCCTCTGGATGAAAG ACAAGAGGTCCCTGCAGCCAGACAGCGCACTGAACGTCATCTCCTGCAAGGACGGCCGGCAGATGCTCACGATCACCAAGGTCTCCAGGAAGGACGCGGGGCTGTATGAATGTGCAGCCGCCAACACCCTGGGCACGGCCATCAGCTCCTGCACGCTGGCTGTGGCAC GGCTCCCTGGGCGGCCAGGCACCCCAGAGATCCCCCAGAAGTACAAGAACACGGTGCTGGTGCTGTGGAAGCCCGCGGAGAGCAAAGCCCCCTGCACCTACACACTGGAGCGCAGGCTGGAGG AGGAGCACGAGTGGAAGATCGTCAGCACTGGCATCGCCGACTGCTACTTCAATGTGACGGAGCTGCCCCCCGGGAGCACCGCCAAGTTTCGggtggcctgtgtcaacaagGCCGGGCAGGGACCCTACAGCAACCCCTCAGGGAAGGTGCACCTTGAGGCAGCAG ATGCCCGAGCTGCCCCAGCCAAGGACATCGCTGTCCCTGTCCCCGAGAAGGTGGCTTCCAGTCGGTCAACCCAGACACCCATGGGGCAGCTGGAGCCGCTGGCCGCGGGGACCCCTCCCACGCTGCCGCTCCACAAGCACAAAGGAGTGGTGCAGAAGGCAGACGGAGCGGTGCAGAAGGCAGACGGGGCAGCGCAGGCGGACAACCCTCCGGGGGTCCTCCAGCCCCCTGCACCGTGCGAGGAGGGGCCACGGACAGACCCCGAACTCCCACCCAACATCACAGTCTGCGTGCCCCCCGAGCTGATGTTCACCCCACCTCGGACTGTCACCTCACCCCACACAGACACCCCCACCCAAGGCTCCCCCACGCCCCCCACGGACACgtctcccccaccccaggctcCGTCTCCTTCCAAGCTGTCCCCCACTTCCCCAGTGTCAACCacccccagctcagcccccaCGCTGTCTCCCACCCCCAACACCGCGCCCACGCGGAAGATGCCCCCCTACATGGTCACCTCCTTCGTCTCCATGCCCCCCGCATCGCCCCTCACACAGGAGTCGTCCCACTCCACCCCATCCTCCAAGGAGCCCCCAGCTGAGAGCGGGGTCCCGGGGGCAAAAGACAACACGGCGCTGCGGCAGGGCGTCCCCCAGAAGCCATACACCTTCCTGGATGAGAAGGCGAG GGGCCGTTTTGGCGTGATCCGGCTGTGCAAGGAGAACGCCACGGGGAAGCACTTCATGGCCAAGATCGTGCCCTACGAGGCGGAGCGGAAGCAGAGCGTGCTGCAGGAGTACGAGATCCTCAAGGCGCTGCACCACGAGCGCATCATGGCCCTGCACGAGGCGTACATCACCCCCCGCTACCTGGTGCTCATCTGCGAAAACTGCGCCGGCAAAGAGATCCTCTACAGCATTGTGGACAG GTTTCGCTACTCGGAGGACGACGTGGTGAGCTAcgtgctgcagctcctgcagggcCTCGAGTACCTGCACAGCCGCCGCATCGTGCACCTCGACATCAAGCCGGACAACGTCGTCATCTCAGGCGTGAACGCCCTCAAGATCATCGATTTCGGCAGTGCCCAGACCTACAACCCCCTCGTGCTGCGGCAGCTGGGGCGGCGTGTCGGCACCCTGGAGTACATGT caccAGAGGTGGTGAAGGGGGACCCGGTGGGCTCCGCAGCAGATGTCTGGGGCGTTGGCGTCCTCACCTACATCAT GCTCAGTGGGCGGTCGCCGTTCTTCGAACTGGACCCCATCGAGACAGAGAACCGCATCCTGGCAGGGCGCTTCGATGCCTTCAAGCTGTACCCCAATGTCTCGCAGAGTGCTGCCCTCTTCATCCGCAAGGTCCTCGCCGTCCACCCCTG gagccGCCCCACGGTGAAGGACTGCTTTGCCAACGCCTGGCTCCAGGACGCCTACCTGATGAAGCTGCGCCGCCAGACCCTGACCTTCACCACCAACCGCCTCAAGGAGTTCCTGGTGGAGCACCAGCGGCGCCGTGGCGAGGCCGTCACCAAGCACAAGGTCTTACTCCGCTCCTACCAGGGCGGCCAGCCGCCGGGGCTGCAGTAG